In a single window of the Tiliqua scincoides isolate rTilSci1 chromosome 15, rTilSci1.hap2, whole genome shotgun sequence genome:
- the LOC136635280 gene encoding chorion class B protein B.L1-like has translation MAACGPACTVPSCASTPVVGFGSHYGLGSRGLGCGYGGLGLGYGGLGWGSGLGYGYGGLGYGYGGLGYGYGGLGYGYSAGETSGNLGTLAGVIPSCVNQIPPAEVVIQPPPSIVTIPGPILSASCEPVAVGGNTPCAVGGSGIVGSGLGLGYGGLGYGGLGGGYGGLGYGGWGYGGWGYGQRRGLFGRRGFLGRRGSACF, from the exons ATGGCAGCTTGTGGTCCAGCCTGCACCGTCCCATCCTGTGCCTCAACCCCCGTTGTTGGCTTTGGCTCCCACTATGGCCTTGGCTCCAGAGGTCTCGGGTGCGGCTACGGAGGGCTTGGCCTGGGCTACGGAGGTCTGGGATGGGGCTCCGGTCTCGGTTACGGATACGGAGGTCTCGGTTACGGATACGGAGGTCTCGGCTACGGATATGGAGGTCTCGGTTACGGATACAGTGCTGGCGAAACCTCCGGCAACCTCGGCACCCTGGCTGGAGTCATCCCCTCCTGCGTGAACCAGATCCCACCTGCAGAGGTGGtcatccagccccctccctccataGTGACCATCCCAGGGCCCATCCTGTCCGCTAGCTGCGAGCCCGTGGCCGTCGGGGGCAACACTCCCTGCGCCGTGGGTGGCTCTGGGATTGTAGGATCAG GCCTGGGCTTGGGCTATGGCGGTCTGGGCTACGGAGGCCTGGGCGGGGGCTACGGCGGTCTGGGCTATGGAGGCTGGGGCTACGGCGGCTGGGGCTACGGCCAGAGGAGGGGATTGTTTGGACGGAGGGGCTTCCTGGGCCGTCGTGGCAGCGCCTGCTTTTAA